Proteins from a genomic interval of Phyllopteryx taeniolatus isolate TA_2022b chromosome 3, UOR_Ptae_1.2, whole genome shotgun sequence:
- the nr2f1a gene encoding nuclear receptor subfamily 2 group F member 1-A isoform X1, protein MAMVVSVWRDPQEDVAGGPPSGPNPAAQPSREQQQAASAAPHTPQTPSQPGPPSTPGTAGDKGSQNSGQSQQHIECVVCGDKSSGKHYGQFTCEGCKSFFKRSVRRNLTYSCRANRNCPIDQHHRNQCQYCRLKKCLKVGMRREAVQRGRMPPTQPNPGQYALTNGDPLNGHCYLSGYISLLLRAEPYPTSRYGSQCMQPNNIMGIENICELAARLLFSAVEWARNIPFFPDLQITDQVSLLRLTWSELFVLNAAQCSMPLHVAPLLAAAGLHASPMSADRVVAFMDHIRIFQEQVEKLKTLHVDSAEYSCLKAIVLFTSDACGLSDAAHIESLQEKSQCALEEYVRSQYPNQPSRFGKLLLRLPSLRTVSSSVIEQLFFVRLDIFTERTSGEPRSPTPTLHPCIPLNHAPPPPSRRP, encoded by the exons ATGGCAATGGTAGTTAGCGTGTGGCGAGATCCGCAGGAAGACGTGGCCGGAGGACCCCCGAGCGGCCCCAACCCAGCAGCGCAGCCGTCGAGGGAGCAGCAGCAGGCGGCGTCGGCGGCGCCGCACACCCCGCAGACCCCGAGCCAGCCGGGACCCCCGTCCACGCCGGGCACCGCCGGGGACAAGGGCAGCCAGAACTCGGGGCAGAGCCAGCAGCACATCGAGTGCGTGGTGTGCGGGGACAAGTCGAGCGGCAAACACTATGGCCAGTTCACCTGCGAGGGCTGCAAAAGTTTCTTCAAGCGGAGTGTACGCAGGAACTTAACGTACTCGTGTCGCGCCAATAGGAACTGTCCCATCGACCAGCACCACCGGAACCAGTGCCAGTACTGCCGCCTCAAGAAGTGCTTGAAAGTGGGCATGCGCCGGGAAG CGGTTCAGCGAGGACGAATGCCTCCAACCCAGCCCAACCCAGGCCAATACGCGCTGACCAACGGGGACCCCCTCAACGGCCATTGCTATCTGTCCGGATACATCTCGTTATTGCTGCGGGCCGAGCCCTACCCCACGTCCCGGTACGGGAGCCAGTGCATGCAGCCCAACAATATCATGGGCATCGAGAACATCTGCGAGCTGGCGGCTCGCTTGCTCTTCAGCGCCGTGGAGTGGGCCAGAAACATCCCTTTCTTTCCCGACCTGCAGATCACCGACCAGGTGTCCCTTCTCAGGCTGACGTGGAGCGAGTTGTTTGTGCTTAATGCCGCCCAGTGCTCCATGCCCCTTCACGTGGCCCCTCTGCTGGCCGCGGCGGGCCTGCACGCCTCGCCCATGTCCGCGGACCGCGTGGTGGCTTTCATGGACCACATCCGGATCTTCCAGGAGCAAGTGGAGAAGCTCAAGACCCTGCACGTAGACTCCGCAGAGTACAGCTGCCTCAAGGCCATCGTGCTGTTCACGTCAG ACGCCTGCGGCCTGTCGGACGCCGCCCACATCGAGAGCCTGCAAGAGAAGTCCCAGTGCGCCCTGGAGGAGTACGTGCGGAGCCAGTACCCCAACCAGCCCAGCCGCTTTGGCAAGCTCCTGCTGCGGCTGCCCTCCCTCCGCACCGTGTCCTCGTCGGTAATCGAGCAGCTCTTCTTCGTCCGCTTG GACATTTTTACTGAGAGGACATCTGGGGAACCCCGTTCCCCTACACCCACCTTACACCCCTGCATCCCCCTCAAccacgcccccccacccccttcccgGCGGCCATGA
- the nr2f1a gene encoding nuclear receptor subfamily 2 group F member 1-A isoform X2, with translation MAMVVSVWRDPQEDVAGGPPSGPNPAAQPSREQQQAASAAPHTPQTPSQPGPPSTPGTAGDKGSQNSGQSQQHIECVVCGDKSSGKHYGQFTCEGCKSFFKRSVRRNLTYSCRANRNCPIDQHHRNQCQYCRLKKCLKVGMRREAVQRGRMPPTQPNPGQYALTNGDPLNGHCYLSGYISLLLRAEPYPTSRYGSQCMQPNNIMGIENICELAARLLFSAVEWARNIPFFPDLQITDQVSLLRLTWSELFVLNAAQCSMPLHVAPLLAAAGLHASPMSADRVVAFMDHIRIFQEQVEKLKTLHVDSAEYSCLKAIVLFTSDACGLSDAAHIESLQEKSQCALEEYVRSQYPNQPSRFGKLLLRLPSLRTVSSSVIEQLFFVRLVGKTPIETLIRDMLLSGSSFNWPYMSIQ, from the exons ATGGCAATGGTAGTTAGCGTGTGGCGAGATCCGCAGGAAGACGTGGCCGGAGGACCCCCGAGCGGCCCCAACCCAGCAGCGCAGCCGTCGAGGGAGCAGCAGCAGGCGGCGTCGGCGGCGCCGCACACCCCGCAGACCCCGAGCCAGCCGGGACCCCCGTCCACGCCGGGCACCGCCGGGGACAAGGGCAGCCAGAACTCGGGGCAGAGCCAGCAGCACATCGAGTGCGTGGTGTGCGGGGACAAGTCGAGCGGCAAACACTATGGCCAGTTCACCTGCGAGGGCTGCAAAAGTTTCTTCAAGCGGAGTGTACGCAGGAACTTAACGTACTCGTGTCGCGCCAATAGGAACTGTCCCATCGACCAGCACCACCGGAACCAGTGCCAGTACTGCCGCCTCAAGAAGTGCTTGAAAGTGGGCATGCGCCGGGAAG CGGTTCAGCGAGGACGAATGCCTCCAACCCAGCCCAACCCAGGCCAATACGCGCTGACCAACGGGGACCCCCTCAACGGCCATTGCTATCTGTCCGGATACATCTCGTTATTGCTGCGGGCCGAGCCCTACCCCACGTCCCGGTACGGGAGCCAGTGCATGCAGCCCAACAATATCATGGGCATCGAGAACATCTGCGAGCTGGCGGCTCGCTTGCTCTTCAGCGCCGTGGAGTGGGCCAGAAACATCCCTTTCTTTCCCGACCTGCAGATCACCGACCAGGTGTCCCTTCTCAGGCTGACGTGGAGCGAGTTGTTTGTGCTTAATGCCGCCCAGTGCTCCATGCCCCTTCACGTGGCCCCTCTGCTGGCCGCGGCGGGCCTGCACGCCTCGCCCATGTCCGCGGACCGCGTGGTGGCTTTCATGGACCACATCCGGATCTTCCAGGAGCAAGTGGAGAAGCTCAAGACCCTGCACGTAGACTCCGCAGAGTACAGCTGCCTCAAGGCCATCGTGCTGTTCACGTCAG ACGCCTGCGGCCTGTCGGACGCCGCCCACATCGAGAGCCTGCAAGAGAAGTCCCAGTGCGCCCTGGAGGAGTACGTGCGGAGCCAGTACCCCAACCAGCCCAGCCGCTTTGGCAAGCTCCTGCTGCGGCTGCCCTCCCTCCGCACCGTGTCCTCGTCGGTAATCGAGCAGCTCTTCTTCGTCCGCTTGGTAGGTAAAACTCCTATTGAAACCCTCATCAGGGATATGCTATTATCCGGGAGCAGCTTCAACTGGCCTTACATGTCCATCCAATGA